The Rhodopseudomonas palustris genome window below encodes:
- a CDS encoding fatty acid--CoA ligase produces the protein MSEQSEPTNLADVIRAQAKTRGDEILYEFEDRITSFAQFDANTNRIARALAASGVRPQERIAYLGKNSDIYFELWAGAMKANVVIAPVNWRLAGPEIAYIVEDCKAAILFVGPEFVDQVRGLKDQIPSVRAIITTEGGAPEWQDFAQWRDAQPSDDPQIAVAPSDIAIQLYTSGTTGKPKGAMLSHANFLSLVRAGRDNTPEWNIWSSDDVSLIAMPVFHIGGSGWGMMSIYHGAKGVIAREFDPTKVLDFFEQAKITKLFMVPAAMQFVVRQPRAREVDFSRLKYMLYGASPIPAALLKECIDVFKCGFVQMYGMTETTGTIVALPPEDHVEGLERMRSAGKALPGVEIAILDPDGKPLPPRQVGEIATRSGSNMAGYWNLPEATKKTIDSDNWLRTGDAGYMDEDGYVYIHDRIKDMIISGGENIYPAEVESAICDHPDVAEVAVVGVPDDQWGEAVKAVVVMKPGKEATAQDIIGFTRTRIAGFKTPKSIDFIPALPRNASGKILRRHLRDPYWAGKDRQVN, from the coding sequence ATGTCCGAGCAGTCCGAGCCGACCAATTTGGCCGACGTGATCCGTGCGCAGGCCAAGACGCGCGGCGACGAAATTCTCTACGAATTCGAGGACCGCATCACCAGCTTCGCGCAGTTCGACGCGAACACCAACCGGATCGCCCGCGCGCTCGCCGCGAGCGGCGTCAGGCCGCAAGAGCGCATCGCTTATCTCGGCAAGAACAGCGACATCTATTTCGAACTTTGGGCCGGCGCCATGAAGGCCAATGTGGTGATCGCGCCGGTGAACTGGCGGCTCGCCGGGCCGGAGATCGCCTATATCGTCGAGGACTGCAAGGCGGCGATCCTGTTCGTCGGCCCTGAATTCGTCGATCAGGTCCGCGGCCTGAAGGATCAGATCCCCAGCGTTCGCGCCATCATCACCACCGAAGGCGGCGCGCCGGAGTGGCAGGATTTTGCCCAATGGCGCGACGCGCAGCCGAGCGACGATCCGCAGATCGCGGTGGCGCCGAGCGACATCGCGATCCAGCTCTACACGTCCGGCACCACCGGCAAGCCGAAGGGCGCGATGCTGAGCCACGCCAACTTCCTGTCGCTGGTCCGCGCCGGCCGCGACAACACGCCGGAGTGGAACATCTGGTCGAGCGACGATGTCTCGCTGATCGCCATGCCGGTGTTCCACATCGGCGGCTCCGGCTGGGGCATGATGAGCATCTATCACGGCGCCAAGGGCGTGATCGCGCGCGAATTCGATCCGACCAAGGTGCTCGACTTCTTCGAGCAGGCCAAGATCACCAAGCTGTTCATGGTGCCCGCCGCGATGCAATTCGTGGTGCGGCAGCCGCGCGCCCGCGAGGTGGATTTCTCGCGGCTGAAATACATGCTGTACGGCGCCTCGCCAATTCCGGCGGCGCTGCTGAAGGAATGCATCGACGTGTTCAAATGCGGCTTCGTGCAGATGTACGGCATGACCGAGACCACCGGCACCATCGTGGCGCTGCCGCCGGAGGATCACGTCGAGGGGCTGGAGCGGATGCGCTCCGCCGGCAAGGCGCTGCCCGGGGTCGAGATCGCGATCCTCGATCCCGACGGCAAGCCGCTGCCGCCGCGGCAGGTCGGCGAGATCGCCACCCGCTCCGGCTCCAACATGGCCGGTTACTGGAATCTGCCGGAAGCGACGAAGAAGACGATCGATAGCGATAACTGGCTGCGCACCGGTGACGCCGGCTACATGGACGAGGACGGCTACGTCTACATCCACGACCGCATCAAGGACATGATCATCTCCGGCGGCGAGAACATCTATCCGGCCGAAGTCGAGAGCGCGATCTGCGATCATCCCGACGTCGCCGAAGTCGCCGTGGTCGGCGTGCCCGACGATCAGTGGGGCGAAGCAGTGAAGGCCGTGGTGGTGATGAAACCCGGCAAGGAAGCCACCGCGCAGGACATCATCGGCTTCACCCGCACCCGCATCGCCGGCTTCAAGACGCCGAAGTCGATCGACTTCATCCCGGCCTTGCCCCGCAATGCCTCGGGCAAGATCCTCCGCCGCCATCTGCGCGACCCGTATTGGGCGGGGAAGGACCGGCAGGTGAACTGA
- a CDS encoding LysR family transcriptional regulator, whose amino-acid sequence MTLEQLRIFIAVAEQQHMTRAASGLNLTQSATSAAIAALEARYDVKLFDRVGRGIVLTQAGRDFLGEARAVVTRARAAAQALDDIAGLKRGALNLAASQTIGNYWLPPRLLAFQRSYPGIALQVTIANTEQVALAVREGRADLGLVEGEVDDPLLTGDRVDGDSLAIVVGKQHQWASAKRISANRLTSTGWVLRERGSGTRSMFEASLRGAGVDPSSLDVKLELPSNEAIRAAVEGSNYAAAISDLVVAPSLAAGALHRVQFELPSRSFCVLRHREHSGGQAETAMLAALR is encoded by the coding sequence ATGACATTGGAGCAGCTCCGCATCTTCATCGCGGTCGCCGAACAGCAGCACATGACCCGCGCCGCGAGCGGACTGAACCTCACCCAATCGGCCACCAGCGCGGCGATCGCCGCGCTGGAAGCGCGTTACGACGTCAAGCTGTTCGACCGCGTCGGCCGCGGCATCGTGCTGACGCAGGCCGGCCGCGATTTCCTCGGCGAAGCCCGCGCCGTGGTTACCCGCGCAAGGGCGGCGGCGCAGGCGCTCGACGATATCGCCGGACTGAAGCGAGGTGCACTCAACCTCGCCGCGAGTCAGACCATCGGCAACTACTGGCTGCCGCCGCGGCTGCTCGCGTTCCAGCGCAGCTATCCGGGGATTGCGCTGCAGGTCACGATCGCCAATACCGAACAGGTTGCGCTGGCGGTGCGCGAAGGCCGCGCCGATCTCGGCCTGGTCGAAGGCGAGGTCGACGATCCGCTGCTGACCGGCGACCGAGTCGACGGCGACAGCCTCGCGATCGTGGTCGGCAAACAGCATCAATGGGCGAGCGCAAAGCGGATTTCGGCGAACCGGCTGACGAGCACCGGCTGGGTGTTACGCGAACGCGGCTCCGGGACGCGATCGATGTTCGAGGCCTCGCTGCGCGGCGCCGGCGTCGATCCGTCGAGCCTCGACGTGAAACTCGAACTTCCCTCCAACGAGGCGATCCGAGCCGCCGTCGAGGGCTCGAACTACGCCGCTGCGATCTCCGATCTGGTGGTTGCGCCGTCGCTTGCGGCGGGGGCCCTGCACCGGGTGCAGTTCGAATTGCCGAGTCGGTCGTTTTGTGTGCTTCGTCACAGAGAACACAGCGGCGGACAGGCCGAAACGGCAATGCTCGCGGCGTTACGCTGA
- a CDS encoding acyl-CoA synthetase, with translation MTDHQLLHGIISGDRHRSFDEVDARVALIAGGLQKLGVAPGDCVCVLMRNDIAFLECAYAVMMLGAYMVPVNWHFKPEEVAYVLGDSGTRVLIGHADLLHQSAGVVPASVTMLSVPTPPEVLANYKIDPDHRVAPQGAIDLDGWLAQQKAYDGPSLPQPQNMIYTSGTTGHPKGVKRFAPTPEQAKSAEAMRALIYGLKPGARVLCPGPLYHSAPNSFGIRAGRLGGVLVLMPRFEPEALLQLIERHKIDTVFMVPTMFIRLMKLPEEVRKKYDVSSLRHVIHAAAPCPADIKRAMIAWWGPVIYEFYGSTESGAVTFATSQDALNKPGTVGRIAPGAELVFVDDDNNEVPQGEIGEIFSRIAGNPDFTYHNKPEKRAEIDRRGFITSGDMGYLDADGYVFICDRKRDMVISGGVNIYPAEIEAALHAIPGVHDCAVFGIPDAEFGEALMAMLEPQPGVTLDEGYLRDRLKQSLAGYKVPKHIEIMAQLPREDSGKIFKRRLRDPYWAKAGRVI, from the coding sequence ATGACTGACCACCAACTCCTCCACGGCATTATCTCCGGTGACCGGCATCGCAGCTTCGACGAGGTCGATGCGCGCGTGGCGCTGATCGCGGGCGGGCTGCAGAAGCTCGGCGTCGCGCCCGGCGACTGCGTCTGCGTGCTGATGCGCAACGACATCGCGTTTCTGGAATGCGCCTATGCGGTGATGATGCTCGGCGCCTACATGGTGCCGGTGAACTGGCACTTCAAGCCGGAGGAGGTGGCGTATGTGCTGGGTGATTCCGGCACCCGGGTGCTGATCGGCCACGCCGATCTGCTGCATCAATCGGCCGGCGTGGTGCCGGCGAGCGTGACGATGCTGAGCGTGCCGACGCCGCCGGAAGTTCTCGCAAACTACAAGATCGATCCCGACCATCGCGTCGCGCCGCAAGGCGCGATCGATCTCGACGGCTGGCTGGCGCAGCAGAAAGCGTATGACGGTCCCTCGCTGCCGCAGCCGCAGAACATGATCTACACGTCCGGCACCACCGGCCATCCGAAGGGCGTCAAGCGGTTTGCGCCGACGCCGGAGCAGGCCAAGAGCGCCGAAGCGATGCGCGCGCTGATCTATGGGCTGAAGCCGGGCGCTCGCGTGCTGTGCCCGGGCCCCTTGTATCACTCCGCGCCGAATTCGTTCGGCATCCGCGCGGGCCGGCTCGGCGGCGTGCTGGTGCTGATGCCGCGGTTCGAGCCGGAGGCGCTGCTGCAACTGATCGAGCGGCACAAGATCGACACCGTGTTCATGGTGCCGACGATGTTCATCCGGTTGATGAAGCTCCCGGAGGAGGTGCGGAAGAAGTATGACGTGTCGTCGCTGCGCCATGTTATCCACGCGGCGGCGCCGTGCCCCGCCGACATCAAGCGCGCGATGATCGCCTGGTGGGGCCCGGTGATCTACGAATTCTACGGCTCGACCGAATCTGGCGCCGTGACCTTCGCGACCTCGCAGGACGCGCTGAACAAGCCCGGCACCGTCGGCCGGATCGCGCCCGGCGCGGAGCTGGTGTTCGTCGACGACGACAACAACGAAGTGCCGCAGGGCGAGATCGGCGAGATCTTCTCGCGGATCGCCGGCAATCCGGATTTCACCTATCACAACAAGCCGGAGAAGCGCGCCGAGATCGACCGGCGCGGCTTCATCACCTCGGGCGACATGGGCTATCTCGACGCCGACGGCTACGTCTTCATCTGCGACCGCAAGCGCGACATGGTGATCTCCGGCGGCGTCAACATCTATCCGGCCGAGATCGAGGCGGCGCTGCACGCGATCCCCGGCGTGCACGATTGCGCGGTGTTCGGCATTCCGGACGCCGAATTCGGCGAGGCGCTGATGGCGATGCTCGAGCCGCAGCCCGGCGTGACGCTCGACGAGGGATATCTTCGCGATCGGTTGAAGCAGTCGCTGGCCGGTTACAAGGTGCCGAAGCACATCGAGATCATGGCGCAACTGCCGCGCGAAGATTCCGGCAAGATCTTCAAGCGCCGGCTGCGCGATCCGTATTGGGCCAAAGCGGGGCGGGTGATCTAG
- a CDS encoding ATP-binding protein codes for MLISDCSYATLHKLIYAWQLRNIATQPGIGLESPSLKEPILRQRLNLSTRLTLAIVPLVVLTAATVGYLGYRNLAALAIERTLAGLDATARSRAVELASQVGTVSADVMAFRSMIGLDELIALSSDASRLTAGGRTAAEWRARIEQRLAGEFEAKRYLVRYRLIGSSNGGREIVRVERRQNDDVRVVPDDELHGQSEYAFFEQAIRGTAGGVVVSPVELARDSGEISTPHLPVIRISAPVVAADGTPFGLIVADIGLRSAFERASEKPRKGRTVFVINDHGDYLLHPDRTREFGFEFGRPARIQDDFPGLAAAIAEGKDQTAIVEDRDGVPYGVAIDRAEGAPLSIVETVPQQVILDAIMTAWLGSTAIGGSFAVLTAILVGFVLARTMIKPLSQMTEAVAGFAEDAPLKMPVAASGEIGVLARAFDTMVQDVRAKTDAIRHEKELFDSIMTTMAECVVLIDRSGEAIYQNRANRELLAALDMRVDQWQDLYDIYTPDGSTQLSRDQWPSARVLRGETIDNYEILCRRRDSGKTVHLMGSARPLWEAAGTQTGAVVVFRDVTEMRATEHRLHQSQKLEAIGQLTGGVAHDFNNMLTVINGTAEILLDELADRPDLCSIARMIEQAAGRGADLTRQLLAFARRQPLQPRNIDVNAIVLNTQQLLKATIGEHIDVEVRLAHDVDAARVDPSLLSSALLNLAVNARDAMPNGGKLLLETTDVVLDHAYGQQNPDVQPGRYVMIAVSDTGTGISAELRDKVFEPFFTTKSAGNGTGLGLSMVYGFVKQSGGHINIYSEEGHGTTIKLYLPRADAEPAADSAADAGPSEGGSETILLVEDDELVRKFAIAQLAGLGYRTIAMCDGQAALKEAERGTAFDLLFTDVIMPGGLNGPQLADAIARIRPVRVLYTSGYTENAIVHHDRLDGEVLLLTKPYRRSDLARMVRAALGQNVHVPTGIAAASSPRASAAR; via the coding sequence TTGTTGATTTCAGATTGTTCATACGCAACTCTACACAAGCTAATCTACGCATGGCAGCTCCGGAATATTGCGACGCAGCCGGGTATCGGCTTAGAATCGCCGTCGTTGAAGGAGCCGATATTGCGACAACGACTGAATTTATCGACCCGGCTCACCCTTGCCATCGTGCCTCTCGTGGTGCTGACCGCCGCGACGGTGGGCTATCTGGGTTACCGGAACCTCGCGGCCCTTGCGATCGAACGCACGCTGGCCGGCTTGGACGCGACTGCGCGTTCGCGTGCTGTGGAACTCGCCAGCCAGGTGGGGACCGTCAGCGCCGACGTGATGGCCTTCCGCAGCATGATCGGCCTCGACGAACTGATCGCGCTCAGCAGCGACGCTTCGCGACTGACCGCCGGCGGCCGAACGGCGGCGGAATGGCGCGCGCGGATCGAACAACGGCTCGCCGGCGAATTCGAAGCGAAGCGCTATCTCGTCCGATACCGCCTGATCGGATCGAGCAATGGCGGCCGCGAGATCGTTCGGGTCGAGCGGCGGCAGAACGATGACGTTCGCGTTGTTCCGGATGACGAACTGCATGGTCAGAGCGAATACGCCTTCTTCGAACAGGCGATCCGCGGCACCGCAGGTGGGGTGGTCGTCTCGCCCGTGGAACTCGCTCGGGACAGCGGCGAGATCTCGACGCCTCATCTGCCAGTGATCCGCATCTCGGCACCGGTCGTCGCAGCGGACGGCACGCCATTCGGGCTGATCGTCGCCGACATCGGTCTGCGCTCCGCATTCGAGCGAGCGAGCGAGAAGCCGCGGAAAGGCCGCACCGTCTTTGTCATCAACGACCACGGCGACTACCTCCTGCATCCCGACAGGACACGCGAGTTCGGTTTCGAGTTCGGCCGGCCCGCCCGCATCCAGGACGACTTTCCCGGCCTCGCCGCCGCCATCGCGGAGGGCAAGGATCAGACCGCGATCGTCGAAGACCGCGACGGCGTCCCCTACGGCGTTGCTATCGATCGGGCCGAAGGGGCGCCATTGTCCATCGTGGAGACCGTGCCGCAGCAGGTCATTCTCGACGCCATCATGACCGCATGGCTTGGTTCGACCGCGATCGGCGGATCTTTTGCCGTATTGACCGCAATTCTGGTCGGGTTCGTTCTGGCCCGGACCATGATCAAACCGCTGTCGCAGATGACCGAGGCGGTGGCCGGATTTGCCGAGGACGCTCCGCTGAAGATGCCGGTGGCGGCCAGCGGCGAGATCGGCGTACTCGCGCGGGCGTTCGACACGATGGTACAGGACGTGCGCGCAAAAACCGACGCGATCCGGCATGAGAAAGAGCTTTTCGACAGCATCATGACCACGATGGCCGAGTGCGTCGTGCTGATCGACCGCAGCGGCGAGGCCATCTATCAGAACCGTGCCAACCGGGAACTTCTCGCCGCGCTCGATATGCGGGTGGATCAGTGGCAGGATCTCTACGACATCTACACGCCGGACGGCTCGACCCAGCTTTCCCGCGACCAATGGCCCTCAGCGCGCGTCCTGCGTGGCGAGACGATCGACAACTACGAAATTCTCTGCCGAAGGCGCGATTCCGGCAAGACGGTTCATCTGATGGGGAGCGCGCGGCCGTTGTGGGAAGCCGCGGGCACGCAAACCGGAGCGGTCGTGGTGTTCCGCGACGTCACCGAGATGCGGGCGACCGAGCACCGGCTGCATCAGTCACAGAAGCTGGAAGCGATCGGCCAGCTCACCGGCGGCGTCGCGCACGACTTCAACAACATGCTGACGGTGATCAACGGCACCGCCGAGATCCTGCTCGACGAACTCGCCGACCGGCCGGACCTCTGCAGTATCGCCAGGATGATCGAGCAGGCGGCCGGGCGCGGGGCCGACCTGACGCGGCAGTTGCTCGCCTTCGCCCGCAGGCAGCCGCTGCAGCCCCGCAATATCGACGTCAACGCCATCGTGCTGAACACCCAGCAATTGCTGAAGGCGACGATCGGCGAACACATCGACGTCGAAGTCAGGCTGGCGCACGACGTCGATGCGGCGCGGGTCGATCCGTCGCTACTCTCCTCGGCGCTGCTCAACCTCGCGGTGAATGCGCGCGACGCGATGCCGAACGGCGGCAAGCTGCTGCTCGAAACCACCGACGTGGTGCTCGACCACGCCTACGGACAGCAGAACCCGGACGTCCAGCCCGGCCGCTATGTCATGATCGCGGTGAGCGACACCGGCACCGGCATCTCCGCCGAACTGCGCGACAAGGTGTTCGAGCCGTTCTTCACCACCAAGAGCGCCGGCAACGGTACCGGCCTCGGCCTCAGCATGGTCTACGGCTTCGTCAAGCAATCGGGCGGGCACATCAATATCTACAGTGAGGAAGGCCACGGCACCACCATCAAGCTGTATCTGCCGCGGGCCGACGCCGAACCGGCCGCCGACAGCGCGGCCGACGCCGGGCCGTCCGAGGGCGGCAGCGAAACCATTCTGCTGGTGGAGGACGACGAGCTGGTGCGCAAATTCGCGATCGCCCAGCTCGCGGGTCTCGGCTATCGCACCATCGCGATGTGCGACGGCCAGGCGGCGCTGAAGGAAGCGGAGCGCGGCACCGCGTTCGATCTGCTGTTCACCGACGTGATCATGCCGGGCGGCCTGAACGGGCCGCAACTTGCAGATGCGATCGCGCGGATCCGGCCGGTGCGGGTGCTGTACACCTCCGGCTACACCGAGAATGCGATCGTGCATCACGACCGTCTCGATGGCGAGGTTCTTCTCCTGACCAAGCCGTATCGCCGGTCGGATCTCGCCCGAATGGTCCGCGCCGCGCTCGGCCAGAACGTCCACGTCCCGACCGGGATCGCGGCCGCATCCTCGCCGCGCGCCAGCGCCGCCCGCTAG
- a CDS encoding crotonase/enoyl-CoA hydratase family protein yields MNDRVSVSVSDGVADVRLVRADKMNALDAAMFEALVATTERLATEKGVRVVVLSGEGKAFCAGLDMGRFAAMKESGGNGIPGGEFRDLTKRTHGQANAAQQAVWGWRMLPVPVIAAIHGVAFGGGFQLALGADIRLMAPDARMSIMEIKWGLVPDMAGTPVLASLMRDDVLRELTYTGRIFSAQEALGYGLATRIVDDPRAAALEMAREIAGKSPDAIRAAKRMLNNLSVDPGPALLAESVEQQKLIGSPNQTEAVRANMEKRAPNFVDG; encoded by the coding sequence ATGAATGATCGCGTTTCGGTATCGGTGTCGGACGGCGTCGCCGACGTCCGGCTGGTGCGGGCGGACAAGATGAATGCGCTCGATGCCGCGATGTTCGAGGCGTTGGTCGCGACCACCGAACGGCTCGCGACCGAGAAGGGCGTGCGCGTCGTGGTGCTGTCCGGCGAGGGGAAGGCGTTCTGCGCCGGCCTGGACATGGGGCGTTTTGCCGCGATGAAGGAGAGCGGCGGCAACGGCATTCCGGGCGGCGAATTTCGCGATCTCACCAAGCGCACCCACGGCCAGGCCAATGCGGCGCAGCAGGCTGTGTGGGGCTGGCGGATGCTGCCGGTGCCGGTGATCGCCGCGATCCACGGCGTCGCCTTTGGCGGTGGCTTCCAGCTCGCGCTCGGCGCCGATATCCGGCTGATGGCGCCGGATGCGCGGATGTCGATCATGGAAATCAAATGGGGCCTGGTGCCCGACATGGCCGGCACGCCGGTGCTGGCCTCGCTGATGCGCGACGACGTCCTGCGCGAACTCACCTACACCGGCCGGATCTTCTCGGCGCAGGAGGCGCTGGGCTACGGTCTCGCGACCAGGATCGTCGACGACCCGCGCGCCGCGGCGCTGGAGATGGCGCGCGAGATCGCCGGCAAGAGCCCGGACGCGATCCGCGCCGCCAAGCGGATGCTCAACAACCTCTCGGTCGACCCGGGTCCTGCGCTGCTCGCCGAAAGCGTCGAGCAGCAGAAGCTGATCGGCTCGCCCAACCAGACCGAAGCGGTCCGCGCCAACATGGAAAAGCGCGCGCCGAATTTCGTCGACGGGTAG
- a CDS encoding TorF family putative porin — translation MKKTILSVAAVLAVGVTSASAADLPAKVYTKAPPIVAFDPWDVAFGTSIASEYVFRGITQSNHQPSVAGYIEPRYNINPNLQLYAGVAAASISFTNRAAVEIDGYAGIRPTFGPVAFDFGFWYYGYPGGQCIDTVQGGGAFCPLGSSSIANLNVMKKDVSFYEFYGKMNYTFNDVFTAGASVNYSPNFLNFGTEGTYAAATAKITMPSTFFGASGIGSYISGEYGRQWLGTTDAFYAFTKLPDYNTWNVGIGFSYKVFTLDLRYTDTDLSSAGCQAITSDFTSNGLTSNWCGSRFVAKLSADLSLASVK, via the coding sequence ATGAAGAAAACAATTCTGTCGGTCGCGGCTGTGCTCGCTGTCGGCGTCACCTCGGCCTCCGCCGCCGATCTGCCCGCGAAGGTCTATACCAAGGCTCCGCCGATCGTGGCGTTCGATCCCTGGGATGTCGCGTTCGGCACCTCGATCGCCAGCGAATACGTGTTCCGCGGCATCACCCAGTCGAACCACCAGCCGTCGGTCGCCGGCTACATCGAGCCGCGCTACAACATCAATCCGAACCTGCAGCTCTACGCCGGCGTGGCCGCCGCGAGCATCTCGTTCACGAACCGCGCTGCGGTCGAGATCGACGGTTATGCCGGTATCCGCCCGACCTTCGGTCCGGTCGCGTTCGACTTCGGCTTCTGGTACTACGGCTATCCGGGCGGTCAGTGCATCGACACCGTTCAGGGCGGCGGCGCCTTCTGCCCGCTGGGCTCGAGCTCGATTGCCAATCTCAACGTCATGAAGAAGGACGTGTCCTTCTACGAGTTCTACGGCAAGATGAACTACACGTTCAACGACGTGTTCACGGCCGGCGCCAGCGTGAACTATTCGCCGAACTTCCTGAACTTCGGCACCGAGGGCACCTACGCCGCGGCGACCGCCAAGATCACCATGCCGAGCACCTTCTTCGGCGCCAGCGGCATCGGCTCCTACATCTCGGGTGAATACGGCCGTCAGTGGCTCGGCACCACCGACGCGTTCTACGCGTTCACCAAGCTGCCGGACTACAACACCTGGAACGTCGGCATCGGCTTCAGCTACAAGGTGTTCACGCTCGATCTGCGCTACACCGACACCGACCTCTCCTCGGCCGGCTGCCAGGCGATCACCTCCGACTTCACGTCGAACGGCCTGACCTCGAACTGGTGCGGTTCGCGCTTCGTGGCGAAGCTCTCGGCCGACCTGTCGCTGGCCAGCGTCAAGTAA
- the glcF gene encoding glycolate oxidase subunit GlcF — MKTEFSLAQLADPDIAEADKILRACVHCGFCTATCPTYVLLGDELDSPRGRIYLIKEMLESNAPPTADVVKHIDRCLSCLACMTTCPSGVNYMHLVDQARARIEKDYTRPFWDRIVREALSWMMPHPGMFRLGMRAARIVRPFAKLLPGSHDLAHPTFLSRVKAMLALAPKHLPAPGPDSGTTFPAVGPKRGRVALLHGCAQQVLAPRINRAAINLLTRHGIEVVLAADEACCGALIHHLGRDTRTLEYARTNIKAWLAEIDRGGLDAILVTTSGCGTVIKDYGFMLREDPQFAASAAKVSALAKDISEYVGELELSAPQSHSDIVVAYHSACSLQHGQKITRLPKELLSKSGFVVKDIPESHLCCGSAGTYNILQPDIATRLRDRKVANIASVKPDMIAAGNIGCMVQIASGTEVPVVHTIELLDWATGGPRPAST; from the coding sequence ATGAAAACCGAATTCAGTCTCGCCCAGCTCGCCGATCCGGACATCGCCGAGGCCGACAAAATCCTGCGTGCCTGCGTGCATTGCGGCTTCTGCACGGCGACGTGCCCGACCTATGTGCTGCTCGGCGACGAACTCGACAGCCCGCGCGGCCGCATCTACCTGATCAAGGAGATGCTGGAAAGCAACGCGCCGCCGACGGCGGACGTGGTCAAGCATATCGACCGCTGCCTGTCGTGCCTCGCCTGCATGACCACCTGTCCGTCCGGCGTGAACTACATGCATCTGGTTGACCAGGCACGGGCTCGGATCGAGAAGGATTACACTAGGCCGTTCTGGGACCGGATCGTCCGGGAGGCGCTGTCGTGGATGATGCCGCACCCCGGCATGTTCCGGCTCGGCATGCGGGCGGCGCGGATCGTGCGCCCGTTCGCCAAGCTGCTGCCGGGCTCGCACGATCTTGCCCACCCGACGTTCTTGAGCCGGGTCAAGGCGATGCTGGCGCTGGCGCCAAAACACCTGCCGGCGCCCGGGCCGGACTCCGGGACCACGTTCCCCGCGGTTGGACCGAAGCGCGGCCGGGTCGCGCTGCTGCACGGCTGCGCCCAGCAGGTGCTGGCGCCGCGCATCAACCGCGCCGCGATCAATCTCTTGACCCGCCACGGCATCGAAGTCGTGCTGGCGGCTGATGAGGCCTGCTGCGGTGCCCTGATCCATCACCTCGGCCGCGATACGCGCACGCTGGAATACGCCCGCACCAACATCAAGGCCTGGCTCGCCGAGATCGACCGCGGGGGGCTCGACGCGATTTTGGTGACGACGTCGGGCTGCGGCACGGTGATCAAGGACTACGGTTTCATGCTCCGCGAGGATCCGCAATTCGCGGCATCGGCCGCGAAGGTCTCGGCGCTCGCGAAGGATATCAGCGAGTATGTCGGCGAGCTGGAGCTGTCGGCGCCGCAATCGCACAGCGATATCGTCGTCGCTTATCACTCCGCATGTTCGCTGCAGCACGGTCAGAAAATCACACGGCTGCCCAAAGAATTGCTTTCCAAGAGCGGATTCGTGGTGAAAGATATCCCCGAGAGTCATTTGTGTTGTGGTTCGGCGGGCACGTACAACATTCTCCAGCCTGACATCGCGACCAGATTGCGTGACCGCAAGGTCGCCAACATCGCTTCCGTCAAGCCGGACATGATTGCCGCGGGCAACATCGGCTGCATGGTGCAGATCGCCAGCGGAACGGAAGTCCCTGTAGTGCACACGATTGAACTTCTCGATTGGGCGACAGGCGGTCCCCGGCCTGCGAGTACCTGA
- a CDS encoding SDR family oxidoreductase encodes MFSDQLLAGRRILVTGGGTGLGKSMAARFLQLGAEVHICGRRKGVCDETATELMDQFGGKVMTYGVDIRDSAAVDHMVETIFADGPLTDLINNAAGNFISRTEELSPRGFDAVANIVMHGTFYVTHAVGRRWIAGGHRGNVVSITTTWVRNGSPYVVPSAMSKSAIHAMTMSLATEWGRYGIRLNTIAPGEIPTEGMSKRIKPGDEAGARTVKMNPMGRVGTMEELQNVAVFLISGGCDWINGETIAMDGAQGLAMGGNFYQLRDWSNSDWDQAKASIKAQNEKDRAQRG; translated from the coding sequence ATGTTCTCCGATCAGCTCCTCGCAGGCCGTCGCATCCTCGTCACCGGTGGCGGCACCGGGCTCGGCAAATCGATGGCCGCGCGCTTCCTGCAACTCGGCGCCGAGGTCCATATCTGCGGCCGCCGCAAGGGCGTCTGCGACGAGACCGCGACCGAACTGATGGACCAGTTCGGCGGCAAGGTGATGACTTACGGCGTCGACATCCGCGACTCGGCCGCGGTCGACCACATGGTCGAGACGATCTTCGCCGATGGCCCGCTCACCGATCTGATCAACAACGCGGCGGGAAATTTCATCTCGCGGACGGAAGAGCTGTCGCCGCGCGGCTTCGACGCCGTCGCCAACATCGTGATGCACGGCACGTTCTACGTGACGCACGCGGTCGGCAGGCGCTGGATCGCCGGCGGCCATCGCGGCAATGTGGTGTCGATCACCACCACCTGGGTGCGCAACGGCAGCCCCTATGTGGTGCCCTCGGCGATGAGCAAATCGGCGATCCACGCGATGACGATGTCACTCGCCACCGAATGGGGCCGCTACGGCATCCGCCTCAACACCATTGCGCCCGGCGAAATTCCGACCGAGGGCATGAGCAAGCGGATCAAGCCCGGCGACGAGGCCGGCGCCCGCACCGTGAAAATGAATCCGATGGGCCGGGTCGGCACCATGGAGGAACTGCAGAACGTCGCCGTGTTCCTGATCTCCGGCGGCTGCGACTGGATCAACGGCGAAACCATCGCGATGGACGGCGCCCAGGGCCTGGCGATGGGTGGCAATTTCTACCAGCTCCGCGACTGGAGCAATTCCGACTGGGACCAGGCCAAGGCCTCGATCAAGGCCCAGAACGAAAAGGACCGCGCGCAGCGGGGGTGA